The DNA window GAAATATTTCCACCTTTCCTATAGTTTTTATATTCAAGCATAGGATGGGTAGAACCTAAAAATACTGTAGGGTTTTTTCCTAGTTTTAGAAGAACATGTGCCATCATTGAGGTAGTTGTGGTTTTTCCGTCTGTACCTGTTATACCTATCTTTTCATAGGGTTTTAATATTTTGATGTGGTGTTCTAACCTTGAAAGTATGGGAATATTTTTTTCCCTTGCTTTATTAATTTCTGGATTTGTGTCTGGGACTGCAGGAGTTCTAACTATTAAGTCGGCATTATCTATATTTTCGGGAAGGTGTTTTTTAAAAACTCTTATTCCTACATTTTCCAGATATTTGGTTCTTTCCGTGGAATAGGGATCTGTTCCAGAAACATCATTTCCCAAAAGGTGTTCGTGTATTGCTTGGGCGCTCATACCAATTCCACCGATACCTAAAAAGTGAATTTTCATTTTAACACCTCTTTTACTATTTCTTTTGCAATAATTTTTGCAGGATTTTCAAGCTTTTTGAAGTTTCTTGTTTTGTTTGAAAGTACAATTAGTTTATTTATTACATCTTCTAAATCCAAATTTTTTTCCCTTATTACAAATCCCAAGTTATTTTTTTCAATTTCTTTTGCATTTTCTAATTGATGAGATTCAGTGGCACCTTCCCACGGAATAACAATTGATGGAACTTGAAAATACAAAAGTTCACTAATTGTTGTGGCACCCGCCCTTGTAATTGCACAATTTACCGCTTTGTAGTAATCTGCCATATTTTCTATATATTTTTTAATTTCTATGTTTTCCTCACTACAGTAAAGTTCTTTTCCTCCGGAAGATAGTATAAAGTGAAAATCTTTCATTTTTTTTGAAAGATCGCATGTGAGTTTATTTAAAAATTCACTTCCACCACTTCCGCCAACAACTAATATGGTTTTTTTATCGAGTCTGATCTTTTTATTTTCATTTATAAATATGGGGTTTCCACTTACGATGACTTTTCTTTTAAAATACTTTTTGGAACTTTTAAATGACACAAATACTTTATCTGCAACTTTTGAAAGTCTTAAATTTGTAAGTCCTGGTATTACGTTTTGCTCGTGTATGAATAATGGAATTCTCAATTTTTTTGCGATAATTCCAACGGGATAACTAATGTATCCACCTGTAACAAAAACTATGTCTGGTTTGAAATCTTTTAGAGTTTTTTTTACTGTTTTTTGTGCATTTATTATTTTTAATATTCTTGATATATTTGCAAAAGAATAAATTGGTCTTACAAGGCCTTTTACATCCAACGATACAGTTTTATAAGTGTATTTTTTTAGTACTTTTTCCTCCAACTTCCCTTTAACGGTGAAGTACAATACGTCAATGGTTGTAATTTTTTGAAGTTCAGAGAGTACAGCAAGAGCTGGATAAAGGTGTCCTCCTGTTACCCCACCTGCTACTGCTATTTTAATCATTTTTCCACACCAAATTCTTTGGTATTCTTCCCTCAAGTGCATCTATTACATTTTCTGCAACCATTATAGCCATTTTTTCCCTTG is part of the Thermosipho affectus genome and encodes:
- the murG gene encoding undecaprenyldiphospho-muramoylpentapeptide beta-N-acetylglucosaminyltransferase: MIKIAVAGGVTGGHLYPALAVLSELQKITTIDVLYFTVKGKLEEKVLKKYTYKTVSLDVKGLVRPIYSFANISRILKIINAQKTVKKTLKDFKPDIVFVTGGYISYPVGIIAKKLRIPLFIHEQNVIPGLTNLRLSKVADKVFVSFKSSKKYFKRKVIVSGNPIFINENKKIRLDKKTILVVGGSGGSEFLNKLTCDLSKKMKDFHFILSSGGKELYCSEENIEIKKYIENMADYYKAVNCAITRAGATTISELLYFQVPSIVIPWEGATESHQLENAKEIEKNNLGFVIREKNLDLEDVINKLIVLSNKTRNFKKLENPAKIIAKEIVKEVLK